The genomic segment GCAAAGCGGTCGATCATGTCCGTTTCGATCGCGGCGGGCGAGATCGCGTTGACGCGAATGTTCTGCTGAGCGAACTCCAGCGCGACGCACTTGGTCATTCCTTCGACAGCGTGCTTTGATCCGACATAAATGGCCACCTGAGGAGCGCCTACATGACCAAAAGTGCTCGATGTATTGACGATGGCCCCGCCACCGGTCTTTAGCATGGCGGCCACCTCGTGCTTCATGGCGGCAAGCACCCCCCAGACATTAATGTCGAACACCGCCCGGTATTTCTCCATGGTCACCTCAGACAGCGGACCGGCAGATTCAATCCCCGCATTATTGAAGGCGATATCGAGCCTGCCGAATGTTGCGATGACGAAATCGACAGCCGCCTTCACTTCGGGCTCCTTGGAGAAGTCGGCCTGGAAAAAGGCCGCAATTCCTCCTTCTTTTTCAATCTCAGCAACGACTTGCTTGCCTTCTTTCTCCCGGCGTCCGGTTACGACAACCTTGGCGCCTGCCTCCGCGAATGCGACGGCGGTCGCCTTGCCGATACCAGACGTGCCGCCCGTGACCAATACGTTTTTGCCTTCGAAAGTCTTCGACATTGTTATCTCCGTTAGGTTCAGTTCGCATTTCGGAACGCCGCTTGGGCGCGCGGTCGATCTGCAATGTTTCGGCGACGATGCGTTCGCGTTTGAAGACTTACGAGCCGAATTGGGCTCCGCATTTCGCAGCGCGGACCTGGAGATCACGCCGGAGAAACGCCTCTAGGTTTTCGAAATGTGGCGACGTTTGCGGTAAGCGACCAGCACTACACCCACTGTACCGACGCACGATAGAGCGAGACTGCAGG from the Pirellulales bacterium genome contains:
- a CDS encoding glucose 1-dehydrogenase, whose translation is MSKTFEGKNVLVTGGTSGIGKATAVAFAEAGAKVVVTGRREKEGKQVVAEIEKEGGIAAFFQADFSKEPEVKAAVDFVIATFGRLDIAFNNAGIESAGPLSEVTMEKYRAVFDINVWGVLAAMKHEVAAMLKTGGGAIVNTSSTFGHVGAPQVAIYVGSKHAVEGMTKCVALEFAQQNIRVNAISPAAIETDMIDRFAGKEGEAREALIAKHPIGRMGKAKEIAAAVLYLCSDAASFTTGTSLAVDGGWLAQ